One Ricinus communis isolate WT05 ecotype wild-type chromosome 7, ASM1957865v1, whole genome shotgun sequence genomic region harbors:
- the LOC8260680 gene encoding transcription factor MYB101: MISNNGGNTNGGAPLETGPKAANLQGLKKGPWTAAEDAILIDYVKKHGEGNWNSVQKNSGLMRCGKSCRLRWANHLRPNLKKGSFTPEEERIIIELHAKLGNKWARMASQLPGRTDNEIKNFWNTRMKRRQRAGLPIYPQEFQEEANALNIHHQQDQQKHLNSSCSSFSSFLSSSRKAAYNPSLSLLDPINFSPALDALQNHLSTSFYTNPTLQFKSFGDNNANNSSLALPLSPVSHRARSPSSISPFNENFAGQTITRTPLPFSYNTANFENMSFTSLIMGAQVEPIGLVPGFKSELPSDQTPPCPNTPFSPNTSGGVGEKSSKNTDNENDNDDNETVLTEMHGNRNSGLLDALILESHNLSSKENLNDRNSLVASDKGKRVVGEPTEEGENEEEMEAAKRIKLPSTNVDEPSGENHYSDDMSSSQSSIGVKPTEDPMEEMNSMDDDDLLSLLDNFPSSTPLPEWYRRRNISNGLSSSPIGDDGRGHEVDEQDAASQEAQGTTTGGTANVEWAFGSSYWNNMPSIC; this comes from the exons ATGATTAGCAACAACGGCGGCAACACTAACGGAGGAGCGCCATTGGAGACCGGTCCAAAAGCGGCTAACCTTCAAGGCCTGAAGAAAGGGCCTTGGACAGCAGCGGAAGATGCAATCTTGATAGATTACGTGAAGAAACATGGAGAGGGGAACTGGAATTCTGTGCAAAAGAATTCTGGCTTGATGAGGTGTGGTAAAAGCTGTAGGCTTAGATGGGCAAACCATTTGAGGCCTAATCTAAAGAAAGGTTCTTTTACTCCTGAAGAAGAGAGGATCATCATCGAGCTTCACGCCAAGCTTGGTAACAAATGGGCTCGCATGGCCTCTCAG TTACCAGGTAGAACAGATAATGAAATCAAGAATTTCTGGAACACCAGAATGAAGAGACGCCAGAGAGCTGGCTTGCCTATATACCCCCAAGAATTTCAAGAAGAAGCTAATGCATTGAATATACATCACCAACAAGACCAGCAAAAACACCTTAACTCTTCCTGTTCCTCATTCTCTTCCTTTCTCTCTTCGTCTCGAAAGGCTGCCTACAATCCCTCGCTTTCACTCCTTGATCCCATTAATTTCTCACCCGCGTTAGATGCTTTACAAAATCATCTTTCTACATCATTCTACACAAATCCCACGCTCCAATTTAAGTCATTTGGCGATAATAATGCTAACAATAGCAGCTTAGCTTTGCCTCTCTCTCCCGTTTCTCATCGCGCACGATCGCCTTCCAGTATATCTCCGTTTAACGAAAACTTTGCAGGCCAAACAATCACAAGAACGCCACTTCCGTTTAGTTACAACACtgcaaattttgaaaatatgagTTTTACTTCATTGATAATGGGAGCTCAAGTTGAACCCATTGGCCTTGTTCCAGGTTTCAAGTCTGAACTCCCGTCGGACCAAACCCCACCGTGTCCGAATACTCCTTTCTCACCAAATACTAGCGGTGGTGTTGGAGAGAAATCAAGCAAAAACACTGACAATGAGAATGACAATGATGACAATGAAACGGTCCTGACAGAGATGCATGGTAATAGGAACAGTGGCTTATTGGATGCTTTGATACTGGAATCTCATAATCTGTCTAGTAAAGAAAATTTGAACGATAGGAACTCATTGGTGGCATCTGATAAAGGGAAACGAGTGGTCGGTGAGCCTACCGAGGAGGGCGAGAACGAAGAGGAGATGGAAGCTGCCAAACGTATTAAATTGCCGTCAACAAACGTGGATGAGCCCTCCGGCGAAAACCACTACTCTGATGATATGAGTTCTTCTCAATCGTCAATTG GGGTGAAACCAACTGAGGATCCCATGGAGGAAATGAATTCGATGGATGATGATGACTTATTGAGTTTGCTTGACAACTTCCCATCATCGACGCCACTACCAGAGTGGTACCGGAGAAGGAACATCTCAAACGGATTGTCGTCTAGCCCGATAGGTGATGATGGCAGAGGACATGAAGTTGATGAGCAAGATGCTGCTTCGCAAGAAGCTCAAGGCACAACCACAGGAGGCACCGCAAACGTTGAATGGGCATTCGGATCCTCATACTGGAATAACATGCCAAGCATTTGCTGA
- the LOC8260681 gene encoding flavonol sulfotransferase-like: MYFKIATVPSKGNHENEDFQGIDFRPTKINNYDRIKLDGTRKLKVSKQYYLNASSRRGFVLYKTLQLSRLLVLSRCPTCIISAQENFTAQPTDIIISSFPKSGTTWLKALCFAILRRNHLRDASTNRLLTELPHDIVPFIDYSTDNGGIRVPNDLPLWATHIPYSSLPKSILESNCKIIFIGRNPKDVFVSLWHFISRVSGAGTRILPLEEVFQGFCKGVTMYGPYWDHVLGYWKASLQFPDRILFIKYEDLQLDTLSSVKRLAEFMGCPFTMEEERQGLVQEVVDLCSFQLLSNLEVNKSKEYFSTWPAKFEHNAFFRKGKIGDWENYLTPEMVAQLDEITEKKFGGSGLSFVTSITSPTP; the protein is encoded by the exons ATGTATTTCAAAATCGCGACCGTACCAAGCAAGGGCAACCACGAAAATGAGGATTTTCAAGGCATAGACTTCAGGCCTACAAAGATCAATAACTATGACCGCATCAAACTCGATGGAACACgaaaattaaaagtttcaaAGCA ATATTATCTCAACGCTTCCTCAAGAAGAGGGTTTGTACTTTACAAAACTCTACAACTATCAAGGCTTCTGGTCTTATCAAGATGTCCTACATGCATAATATCAGCTCAAGAAAATTTCACAGCTCAACCTACTGATATTATCATTTCCAGCTTTCCAAAATCTGGCACGACTTGGCTTAAAGCTTTATGTTTTGCCATTCTGAGAAGAAACCATCTCAGAGATGCCTCCACAAATCGTTTACTCACCGAGCTACCACATGACATCGTACCCTTCATTGATTATTCAACTGACAATGGCGGTATCAGAGTTCCTAACGACCTTCCACTTTGGGCTACACACATTCCCTACTCTTCATTGCCCAAGTCTATTCTAGAATCCAactgtaaaattatttttatcggCAGGAATCCCAAGGATGTCTTTGTTTCGCTTTGGCACTTTATTTCTCGCGTCTCAGGTGCAGGCACTAGAATCTTGCCATTAGAGGAGGTATTTCAGGGATTTTGTAAAGGAGTCACTATGTATGGACCTTACTGGGATCATGTTTTAGGGTACTGGAAAGCAAGCCTGCAATTTCCTGATAGAatactatttattaaatacGAAGATCTACAGCTTGACACCTTATCCTCTGTAAAGAGACTCGCAGAGTTCATGGGTTGCCCTTTCACTATGGAGGAAGAGAGACAAGGACTGGTGCAAGAAGTTGTGGACTTGTGTAGCTTTCAGCTTCTGAGCAATTTGGAGGTGAACAAGAGCAAAGAATACTTCTCTACATGGCCGGCTAAATTTGAACATAATGCGTTTTTTAGAAAAGGTAAGATCGGTGATTGGGAGAACTATTTAACACCTGAAATGGTTGCCCAGTTGGATGAAATAACAGAGAAGAAGTTCGGTGGTTCTGGATTAAGCTTTGTCACCTCCATAACATCCCCCACTCCATAA